The Microbacterium sp. LWO12-1.2 genome includes a window with the following:
- a CDS encoding NAD(P)-dependent oxidoreductase — protein MTEQSRPKVLITAPFDTAIAESLADAFDVTIVAATMDGGSLADRGVDDSLAAAHVVIAELDVVDEAALAKAPELRAVVSCRAKPANVDLDACSARGIPVFTTPGRNAEVTADLSFALLLATVRKVSQSERWLRAGNWVESDVFEPYEVFRSIGLNGRTLGILGGGAIGRRMVSRARGFGMTVKVYDPFLAPDAFGEDASVVPLDEVLSTSDIVTVHVPLMPETEGLLGARELALLRADAFLINAGRAAIIDEQALMAVLRERRIAGAGFDVFYQEPLPHDHELFTFDNVTMTPHIAGASDDVIVEHSRIAADALRGWLAGRRVPGTANEKALAAVG, from the coding sequence ATGACTGAACAGTCCCGCCCGAAGGTGCTCATCACGGCGCCGTTCGATACCGCCATCGCTGAGTCCCTCGCGGATGCCTTCGATGTCACGATCGTCGCCGCCACCATGGATGGCGGATCGCTCGCGGACCGCGGCGTCGACGACTCTCTGGCCGCCGCGCACGTCGTGATCGCCGAGCTCGACGTCGTGGACGAGGCAGCCCTTGCGAAGGCTCCCGAGCTCCGGGCGGTCGTCTCGTGCCGGGCCAAGCCGGCGAACGTCGACCTCGACGCCTGTTCTGCTCGAGGCATCCCCGTCTTCACCACGCCAGGGCGCAACGCGGAGGTCACGGCGGACCTGAGCTTCGCGCTGCTGCTGGCCACCGTGCGCAAGGTGAGCCAATCGGAGCGGTGGCTGCGCGCTGGAAACTGGGTCGAGAGCGATGTCTTCGAGCCCTACGAGGTCTTCCGCTCGATCGGGCTCAACGGACGAACGCTCGGCATCCTCGGCGGTGGCGCGATCGGCCGGCGCATGGTCTCCCGGGCGCGGGGATTCGGTATGACCGTCAAGGTCTACGATCCCTTCCTGGCTCCTGACGCGTTCGGAGAAGACGCCAGCGTGGTGCCGCTCGACGAAGTGCTGTCGACCTCTGACATCGTCACGGTTCACGTACCCCTGATGCCGGAGACCGAAGGGCTTCTCGGCGCGCGTGAGCTCGCGCTGCTGCGCGCCGACGCGTTCCTGATCAATGCGGGTCGTGCGGCGATCATCGACGAGCAGGCCCTGATGGCGGTGCTGCGCGAGCGGCGGATCGCCGGCGCCGGCTTCGACGTCTTTTATCAGGAGCCGCTGCCTCACGATCACGAGCTCTTCACGTTCGACAACGTCACGATGACACCGCATATCGCCGGCGCGTCCGATGACGTGATCGTCGAGCACTCGCGCATCGCGGCTGACGCGCTGCGGGGGTGGCTCGCAGGGCGGCGTGTGCCCGGAACGGCGAACGAGAAGGCGCTCGCCGCGGTGGGCTAG
- a CDS encoding FGGY-family carbohydrate kinase, which translates to MQSRTPLILGVDAGTTSVKTVAFDLDGRIASVSRSSVRVQRSDDGRAEADMDHIWDAAASTIAAVVEEVGDAEIVALGVTGQGDGAWFVDVDGRPVGRAALWLDGRAHARLDDWSDDGRAAAVHAATGSPLFSGALPLLVDELMAAEPSIRDRVATQLNCKDWLRFKLTGNRATDPSEASRTYLDTATGSYSDELLAALGQEHFRDRLPGVLDPQRIAGVVQPAVAAALGLPEGLPVVVGMVDTAAAGVGLGVLDDGRGYAILGTTSLIGINHASRAEVRTESSIVLATGRGAQVLESMAPMTGTPNLDWVRATLGLDADDWVVVEKRAVAVPPGSGGVVYLPYGSPSGERAPFFAPDASASWLGISVTTTPGQLLRSVYEGLAFSLRECMIALGLDGPLLVCGGGSDSDLLCSILADVTGRDIVRQDEPEVGARGVATLAMAAVGLAADLRDASDRLAPSTTTFRPDASRVAVYEHMYAQFIATRDALRPHWPGLRRLRESAGSSASSGPASTDRHPRKKTHD; encoded by the coding sequence GTGCAGAGCCGCACTCCCCTCATCCTCGGCGTCGATGCCGGAACGACCTCGGTCAAGACCGTGGCGTTCGACCTCGACGGTCGCATCGCGAGCGTGTCTCGCTCGAGTGTCCGTGTGCAGCGCTCCGATGACGGGCGCGCTGAGGCCGACATGGACCATATCTGGGATGCCGCGGCATCCACCATCGCCGCCGTCGTCGAAGAGGTCGGCGACGCGGAGATCGTGGCCCTCGGAGTGACCGGGCAGGGTGACGGTGCCTGGTTCGTCGATGTCGACGGGCGTCCGGTGGGCCGCGCGGCGCTCTGGCTGGATGGCCGTGCCCACGCGCGCCTCGACGACTGGTCGGACGACGGGCGTGCGGCGGCAGTCCACGCCGCAACGGGCTCGCCCCTCTTCTCCGGTGCGCTGCCGCTCCTCGTCGATGAACTGATGGCGGCGGAGCCGAGCATCCGCGATCGGGTGGCGACCCAGCTGAACTGCAAGGACTGGCTGCGTTTCAAGCTCACCGGCAACCGCGCGACCGATCCCAGCGAAGCGTCCCGCACGTACCTCGACACCGCAACAGGGTCGTACTCCGACGAACTGCTCGCAGCACTCGGGCAGGAGCACTTCCGTGATCGCCTGCCCGGCGTGCTCGACCCGCAGCGCATCGCCGGAGTCGTGCAGCCGGCGGTGGCCGCGGCGCTGGGACTGCCCGAAGGGCTCCCGGTCGTGGTCGGAATGGTCGACACCGCTGCCGCCGGGGTCGGGCTCGGCGTGCTCGACGACGGGCGGGGCTACGCGATCCTCGGCACCACCAGCCTCATCGGCATCAACCATGCCTCACGGGCCGAGGTGCGCACCGAGTCGAGCATCGTGCTCGCCACGGGACGCGGAGCGCAGGTGCTCGAGTCCATGGCGCCGATGACCGGAACCCCCAACCTCGACTGGGTGCGGGCGACGCTCGGTCTGGACGCAGACGACTGGGTCGTCGTCGAGAAGCGGGCCGTCGCGGTTCCGCCCGGCAGCGGCGGGGTCGTCTACCTCCCCTACGGGTCTCCGAGTGGGGAGCGAGCGCCGTTCTTCGCGCCCGACGCCTCCGCGTCGTGGCTCGGGATCAGCGTCACCACGACCCCCGGTCAGTTGCTGCGCAGCGTCTATGAAGGGCTGGCCTTCAGCCTCCGCGAATGCATGATCGCTCTCGGTCTCGATGGCCCCCTCCTCGTCTGCGGCGGCGGATCCGACTCCGACTTGCTCTGCTCGATCCTCGCCGACGTCACCGGACGTGACATCGTGCGCCAGGACGAGCCCGAGGTGGGTGCTCGCGGAGTCGCGACTCTCGCCATGGCCGCGGTCGGCCTGGCCGCAGACCTTCGCGATGCGTCAGATCGTCTGGCCCCGTCGACCACGACCTTCCGTCCCGATGCCTCGCGCGTGGCGGTGTACGAACACATGTACGCGCAGTTCATCGCCACTCGCGATGCTCTGCGCCCGCACTGGCCTGGTCTGCGACGCCTGCGGGAGAGCGCCGGTTCGTCGGCTTCTTCCGGCCCCGCATCCACTGATCGCCATCCCAGAAAGAAGACACATGACTGA
- a CDS encoding DUF11 domain-containing protein has protein sequence MLANAHSHADRGGRGRRPRSASIFAAVLALVAGLLTAVNPVAAPVPAAAAPGDAFDPAVPVVFIAQNTPSQLQRAQTVDDGSFVFSDEGGAAPVGYNAIGFNEADNFIYAMVTGNAIPGIPLGSLVRVGEGGTVTRVGTTVYTHPATGSTRFFSGAFNPADGLYYISDSGPNTTVRALDVTTGAVVSTIDLGVQPGVQDFAFANGFAWGANNAGDLRRIDVVTGSITVFPGVMPTTTGGYGGVWNFGNGNLGFSANATGDVVQLEITDGATATPGFAIISTVPGPGSDFNDGTAIPGLPVDLEIAKTVPATHEPGERISYEITVTNNGAGVSSGWTVADTLPAGLSNPAVVGDFTAEVSGSTVTVSGGRLGAGESATFRIEADSDILAGSCLSNTATVLGNEEDPVAGNDAATAVTCALAVPVASFSIEKSVEPEVARPGDVVTYNIAVENTGEVAYTDEDPASFLDDLSGVLDDAVYNDDVSAGGAIDGDVLTWSGPLEVGETLQVTYSVTVDDPVSGDFSLQNVVTPAAPGGACVGDGCATDTAVAAYSVEKTTDVQDVVGGGEVGYEVTVTNIGLVPYTADAPASFVDDLSGVLDDATYNGDASAGAVVIGDELSWSGALGIGESVTVTYSVTVDRPQNGDQILRNAVVADGPGGACAESGACLTETPVATFQVRKQVSAEHVAVGDTVRFTVTVTNTGDVPYTVDRPASFTDDLTDVLRLGTYDGFASGGADYDEPILSWAGALGVGETATVTYTVTVERAGEFRNVVLTPKGSGANCAADSTDDDCDTVTTVSPPGLAATGGTAWIGGGVLGALLLGVGLWFTIRRRTDELSGTR, from the coding sequence ATGCTCGCCAACGCGCACAGTCACGCTGATCGCGGAGGGCGCGGTCGCAGACCGCGGTCGGCGTCGATCTTCGCCGCCGTGCTGGCCCTCGTCGCCGGACTCCTGACGGCGGTGAATCCGGTGGCGGCCCCGGTCCCCGCCGCGGCTGCCCCCGGCGACGCGTTCGATCCGGCCGTCCCTGTGGTCTTCATCGCGCAGAACACCCCATCGCAGTTGCAGCGCGCACAGACGGTCGACGACGGCTCCTTCGTGTTCAGCGATGAGGGTGGTGCAGCCCCCGTCGGCTACAACGCGATCGGCTTCAACGAGGCGGACAACTTCATCTACGCGATGGTCACCGGGAACGCGATCCCCGGGATTCCGCTCGGATCCCTTGTCCGTGTCGGGGAGGGAGGCACCGTCACGCGGGTCGGCACCACGGTGTACACGCACCCGGCGACCGGCTCCACCCGCTTCTTCTCCGGGGCGTTCAATCCCGCCGACGGTCTCTACTACATCTCGGATTCCGGACCCAACACCACGGTACGGGCGCTGGACGTCACGACCGGGGCCGTGGTGAGCACCATCGACCTCGGCGTGCAGCCGGGCGTGCAGGACTTCGCTTTCGCGAACGGGTTCGCGTGGGGAGCGAACAACGCCGGCGACCTGCGCCGCATCGACGTGGTGACGGGCAGCATCACCGTCTTCCCCGGCGTGATGCCGACCACGACCGGGGGATACGGCGGGGTGTGGAACTTCGGAAACGGCAACCTTGGCTTCTCCGCGAACGCGACGGGTGATGTCGTCCAGCTCGAGATCACCGACGGCGCCACGGCGACACCCGGCTTCGCGATCATCTCGACCGTGCCCGGCCCCGGATCCGACTTCAACGACGGGACGGCCATTCCGGGGCTGCCCGTCGACCTCGAGATCGCCAAGACCGTCCCGGCGACGCATGAGCCGGGCGAGCGCATCAGCTACGAGATCACGGTCACGAACAACGGTGCGGGGGTGTCGAGCGGCTGGACGGTCGCCGACACCCTCCCTGCCGGCCTCAGCAACCCCGCGGTGGTCGGGGACTTCACAGCCGAGGTGAGCGGGAGCACCGTGACCGTCAGTGGTGGTCGTCTCGGCGCGGGTGAGTCCGCCACGTTCCGGATCGAGGCCGACTCCGACATCCTTGCCGGTAGCTGCCTCTCGAACACCGCGACGGTCCTCGGTAATGAAGAGGACCCGGTCGCGGGGAACGACGCGGCCACCGCGGTCACGTGCGCCCTGGCGGTGCCGGTCGCCTCCTTCTCCATCGAGAAGTCCGTCGAGCCTGAGGTGGCGCGTCCCGGTGACGTCGTCACATACAACATCGCGGTCGAGAACACCGGGGAGGTCGCCTACACCGACGAGGACCCCGCGTCCTTCCTGGATGACCTCTCGGGTGTGCTCGACGACGCAGTGTACAACGACGACGTCTCCGCCGGCGGGGCGATCGACGGTGACGTGCTGACGTGGTCCGGTCCGCTCGAGGTGGGTGAGACGCTCCAGGTGACCTACTCCGTGACGGTGGACGATCCCGTCAGCGGCGACTTCTCGCTGCAGAACGTGGTCACCCCCGCCGCGCCCGGCGGGGCCTGCGTCGGTGACGGGTGCGCAACCGATACCGCCGTCGCGGCGTACTCGGTCGAGAAGACCACGGACGTGCAGGATGTGGTGGGGGGAGGAGAGGTCGGCTACGAGGTCACGGTGACCAACATCGGGCTGGTCCCGTACACCGCGGACGCGCCGGCATCGTTCGTCGATGACCTCTCCGGGGTGCTCGATGACGCGACTTACAACGGCGATGCCTCCGCCGGTGCCGTCGTGATCGGCGACGAGCTGTCGTGGAGCGGGGCGCTCGGCATCGGGGAATCCGTCACGGTGACGTACTCGGTGACCGTGGACCGGCCGCAGAACGGTGATCAGATCCTGCGCAACGCCGTGGTCGCCGATGGGCCGGGCGGCGCGTGCGCGGAGTCCGGCGCATGCCTCACGGAGACGCCGGTGGCGACGTTCCAGGTGCGCAAGCAGGTGTCCGCCGAACACGTCGCGGTCGGCGACACCGTGCGTTTCACGGTCACGGTGACCAACACCGGTGATGTTCCGTACACGGTGGACAGGCCAGCGTCGTTCACCGACGACCTGACCGATGTTCTCCGCCTCGGCACGTACGACGGCTTCGCCAGCGGTGGCGCCGACTACGACGAGCCGATCCTGTCGTGGGCGGGAGCGCTGGGCGTCGGCGAGACGGCGACAGTGACGTACACGGTGACCGTGGAGCGAGCCGGAGAGTTCCGCAACGTCGTGCTGACTCCGAAGGGGTCGGGTGCGAACTGCGCGGCGGATTCGACCGATGACGACTGCGACACGGTGACGACGGTGTCTCCTCCGGGCCTCGCCGCGACAGGGGGCACCGCGTGGATCGGTGGTGGCGTGCTCGGCGCGCTACTGCTCGGAGTGGGGCTCTGGTTCACCATCCGCCGTCGCACGGACGAGCTGAGCGGCACGCGCTGA
- a CDS encoding sigma-70 family RNA polymerase sigma factor → MSAGETPDSLSDQELVQRVRDQDSGAYAELWRRHAGPAYSVARTFDYLDADDIVSEAFARVLRSIKAGGGPTTGFRPYLIMAVRNVGRRWYVRETSIAVGDFEYVIDPAAPEGEVSAVENFEGGAALEAFRGLPARWQEVLWYSEVDGMKPRDISVLLGVAPNAVSALIVRAKRGLRDGWITAQLSGAKTPECRDALKDMGAHTRDGLSARARATLESHLSSCPTCPSALEEAKNLSNLTMSVLPAVAGVSGAAGYVSTLGPPPLSAAMASGFDVTVSETAPSAGTASRRRRTVLLVLLLLLLLALGALGAYAALTSQSGSAPGAGGQPSNAQSPPSSEPPAASPSASPLPGETPSPMPSPQVSSRPLLPGAGPDSEVPGGAGAVLPDPDPPGPGASPSTPTAPGATIAQFDPRMYPKVSGDDASPRAVVEILGSGGETIASTVARADGTWTAHLTSAQAGTQSVVARQIASGKASPASAPLTYTLTSPPPAATPMSGTTVAANRFRFAFTAGAGTVLQRQIVGVTPIHTIRVPSSGAWNEYLSVAPGAHTMRLRYANPATGDYGPWTTWNFTAE, encoded by the coding sequence ATGAGCGCAGGGGAGACGCCCGACTCCCTCTCTGATCAGGAGCTCGTACAGCGCGTGCGCGACCAGGATTCCGGGGCCTACGCAGAGCTGTGGCGGCGTCACGCCGGCCCTGCGTACTCCGTGGCGCGGACCTTCGACTACCTCGACGCCGACGATATCGTCTCGGAGGCGTTCGCTCGAGTCCTGCGCTCGATCAAGGCCGGCGGCGGCCCCACGACCGGATTCCGTCCGTACCTCATCATGGCGGTGCGCAACGTCGGACGACGGTGGTACGTGCGGGAGACCTCCATCGCCGTGGGCGATTTCGAGTACGTCATCGACCCGGCCGCTCCTGAGGGGGAGGTCTCCGCGGTGGAGAACTTCGAAGGCGGGGCGGCCCTGGAGGCCTTCCGTGGTCTGCCGGCCCGCTGGCAGGAGGTGCTCTGGTACAGCGAGGTCGACGGCATGAAGCCGCGCGACATCAGCGTGCTCCTCGGGGTGGCCCCCAACGCCGTGTCGGCACTGATCGTGCGCGCGAAGCGAGGCCTGCGCGACGGATGGATCACTGCACAGCTCTCCGGGGCGAAGACGCCGGAGTGCAGAGACGCGCTGAAGGACATGGGAGCGCACACGCGCGATGGGCTGTCCGCGCGAGCGCGCGCCACGCTCGAGTCGCACCTCTCCTCCTGCCCCACCTGTCCGAGTGCTCTCGAGGAGGCGAAGAACCTCTCGAACCTGACCATGTCGGTGCTCCCCGCGGTCGCGGGAGTCTCGGGCGCGGCGGGCTACGTCTCCACTCTGGGTCCTCCTCCTCTCTCGGCGGCGATGGCCTCGGGATTCGACGTCACGGTCTCCGAGACGGCGCCGAGCGCTGGCACGGCTTCGCGGCGTCGGAGGACCGTCCTCCTCGTTCTGCTGCTGCTGCTCCTTCTCGCGCTGGGGGCTCTCGGTGCGTACGCCGCGCTCACCTCGCAATCGGGGTCGGCACCGGGTGCCGGAGGGCAGCCGTCGAACGCGCAGTCGCCCCCGTCGTCGGAGCCGCCAGCCGCCAGCCCATCGGCGTCGCCGCTTCCGGGTGAGACCCCGTCGCCGATGCCTTCGCCGCAGGTCTCCTCCCGTCCGCTCCTGCCGGGTGCGGGGCCGGACTCGGAAGTACCCGGAGGGGCGGGAGCGGTGCTCCCCGACCCGGATCCTCCGGGACCGGGAGCGAGCCCGTCGACCCCGACAGCACCCGGAGCCACGATCGCTCAGTTCGACCCGCGGATGTACCCCAAGGTCTCGGGTGATGATGCGTCGCCGCGCGCCGTGGTCGAGATCCTCGGCAGCGGGGGCGAGACGATTGCGAGCACGGTCGCGCGAGCAGACGGCACGTGGACCGCGCATCTGACGTCCGCTCAAGCGGGCACACAATCCGTGGTGGCGCGGCAGATCGCCTCAGGGAAGGCATCGCCCGCGAGCGCGCCCCTCACCTACACCCTGACGTCACCCCCGCCGGCGGCGACGCCGATGTCCGGAACGACCGTGGCCGCGAACCGCTTCCGGTTCGCGTTCACGGCGGGGGCGGGAACGGTCCTCCAGCGGCAGATCGTCGGTGTGACTCCTATCCACACCATCCGAGTACCGAGCAGCGGAGCATGGAATGAGTACCTCTCTGTCGCACCAGGGGCGCACACGATGCGACTCCGCTATGCGAACCCGGCGACGGGGGACTACGGGCCGTGGACGACATGGAACTTCACCGCGGAGTGA
- a CDS encoding DUF7507 domain-containing protein: MATLAVVGSLGIVHGDAAQAATVYEIEGQWQAPVPAEVSSGDALVSVWQFNINDDSAAPTNDPVDNVTVTFTAQNAVFTAVPSVCLTEGADPISSISADGHTLVCNLGTRDQGTAELMLAGLEVDGSTGSGVTISGSIGGAQAALPEIPIMNTFAMDMKFDGGRPSSTQAGAGQEISFPWSLRHAPGSAAGPNSVSYDLTFSSTAGNTITAMAPGCVAQNSTQAGHPHSGTGHPAAETAPFPATCTLTAISTNRVRLTLTGIDYSKTLRPSLDSSGTALPTEWDVVAAGLIKLQFTYTDATVSSFQASTPTYTSQLGTTSVDDAANNSNSVASSRGTWTGGWSLNNLAPPAKGSQWTDTFRTLAGQPAMSVSGVRSPLAGATQSTQVCTIVDSRYVEVTDAAMGTVSAGQITAYPGVQYQYYTGTGTSNNMNPDSANYNPNTFTCDGSGWTSTRPADMRTVRAVKAIITPTVGATIPEAVARMYVKSVVKPTVAVGQDIWTWTSYTFNGGTTWVNPHRTMSEADVPNSGVVTTGSRYPYTGGGRDVLRIIAATPQIHKTVDQQETIPGATVNYTLTYRAEAPANAVIGQMTVRDLLPAGMEYVAGSASTAPTSITGQNIEWALSNVPTNTEFVITFSARIPADAEPGDVFANTATASTGGVTVDSSASTQIRDGGYTMLTKTAAQAKVPHDDGVAQDSWTVRISSKDTRTQSFTDTVDILPYNGDGRGTSFSGDYLLSAPVQAVAGATVYYTTADPATLVDDPADASNGSAGSVSGNTVGWSTTFVADATAVRVIGPALAPSAMQEFTIAVITDGATFEDVYVNRAEARSDRTKLVMRTSSRFEIGAVNSVALKKYVQDAEGEWHDANDVDDYPQFHTGSTLTYRLVVTNTGDQTLRDLVITDDRVDLAALDPLPAGLAAGAVLPELLPGEDNAVTIEYQVDLTERPDGGYLVNTACVAPEDAPAPAPGEPAPVEESCDPAGIEVLPSSLSWEKVSVENGTRLEGSEWELTPVDADDEPTGASVAVVDCVAGDAAECTGPDVDPEAGLIRVEPLEDGRYRLVETRAPAGFQLDPTPRFVDVQGVTALSEAIENELSEVPSIPLTGGVGSFSFWVGSGALVALMSAGLLWQRRRRVIA; this comes from the coding sequence ATGGCCACTCTGGCTGTCGTCGGAAGCCTCGGCATCGTGCATGGCGATGCCGCGCAGGCGGCGACCGTGTACGAGATCGAGGGGCAGTGGCAGGCTCCGGTGCCCGCAGAAGTGTCCTCAGGGGACGCACTCGTCTCCGTGTGGCAGTTCAACATCAACGACGATTCGGCCGCACCCACGAACGACCCGGTGGACAACGTCACGGTCACCTTCACCGCACAGAACGCGGTGTTCACTGCGGTGCCGTCTGTGTGTCTGACCGAGGGCGCGGATCCGATCTCGTCGATCTCGGCCGACGGTCACACGCTCGTCTGCAACCTGGGGACGCGCGATCAGGGGACGGCGGAACTCATGCTCGCCGGCCTCGAGGTCGACGGCTCCACCGGCTCCGGCGTGACGATCTCGGGATCCATCGGTGGCGCGCAGGCGGCGCTCCCGGAGATCCCCATCATGAACACGTTCGCGATGGATATGAAGTTCGACGGGGGCCGGCCCTCGAGCACGCAGGCCGGCGCGGGTCAGGAGATCTCTTTCCCGTGGTCGCTGCGTCATGCCCCTGGTTCGGCGGCTGGCCCGAACAGTGTGAGCTACGACCTCACCTTCTCGTCGACGGCGGGCAACACCATCACCGCCATGGCACCGGGCTGCGTGGCTCAGAACTCGACTCAGGCGGGGCATCCGCATTCGGGAACCGGTCACCCGGCGGCCGAGACGGCGCCGTTCCCGGCGACCTGCACGCTCACCGCGATCAGCACCAACCGCGTGCGCCTCACGCTGACGGGCATCGACTACTCCAAGACCCTGCGCCCGAGCCTCGACTCGAGCGGCACTGCCCTCCCCACTGAGTGGGATGTGGTCGCCGCAGGTCTGATCAAGCTCCAGTTCACCTACACCGACGCCACGGTCAGCTCGTTCCAGGCGAGCACGCCCACGTACACATCCCAGCTCGGGACCACGTCGGTCGACGACGCGGCGAACAACTCCAACAGCGTCGCCTCTTCACGGGGAACCTGGACAGGCGGGTGGAGCCTGAACAACCTTGCCCCGCCCGCGAAGGGGTCGCAGTGGACGGACACCTTCCGCACGCTCGCCGGTCAGCCGGCCATGTCCGTCTCCGGCGTACGCTCGCCGCTGGCCGGGGCGACCCAGAGCACCCAAGTGTGCACGATCGTCGATTCCCGCTACGTCGAGGTGACCGACGCGGCGATGGGAACAGTGTCCGCAGGGCAGATCACTGCGTACCCGGGCGTGCAGTATCAGTACTACACGGGCACGGGAACCTCGAACAACATGAATCCCGACAGCGCGAACTACAACCCGAACACCTTCACGTGCGACGGGTCAGGGTGGACCTCCACTCGTCCCGCCGACATGCGCACGGTGCGCGCGGTGAAGGCGATCATCACCCCGACCGTGGGTGCGACCATCCCCGAAGCCGTGGCGCGCATGTACGTGAAGTCTGTCGTCAAGCCGACGGTGGCCGTCGGTCAGGATATCTGGACGTGGACCTCGTATACCTTCAACGGCGGAACGACCTGGGTCAACCCGCATCGCACCATGTCGGAGGCCGATGTGCCCAACTCCGGCGTGGTGACAACCGGTTCGCGCTACCCCTACACGGGCGGTGGTCGTGATGTGCTGCGCATCATCGCCGCGACACCACAGATCCACAAGACCGTCGATCAGCAGGAGACGATCCCGGGCGCCACGGTGAACTACACGCTCACGTATCGTGCCGAGGCGCCGGCGAACGCGGTGATCGGCCAGATGACCGTGCGCGATCTGCTGCCGGCGGGCATGGAGTACGTGGCCGGCAGCGCCTCGACTGCGCCGACCTCGATCACGGGGCAGAACATCGAGTGGGCCCTGAGCAATGTGCCGACGAACACGGAGTTCGTGATCACGTTCAGCGCGCGAATTCCCGCCGATGCCGAACCAGGAGACGTGTTCGCGAACACGGCGACAGCGTCCACCGGAGGTGTCACGGTCGATTCGAGCGCCTCGACGCAGATCCGTGACGGTGGGTACACCATGCTCACCAAGACTGCTGCTCAGGCGAAGGTCCCCCACGATGACGGCGTCGCTCAGGACTCCTGGACCGTGCGCATCTCGTCGAAGGACACCCGCACGCAGTCGTTCACCGACACCGTCGACATCCTTCCCTACAACGGCGACGGACGCGGTACCAGCTTCAGCGGCGACTACCTGCTGAGCGCACCGGTGCAGGCTGTCGCCGGAGCGACGGTGTACTACACGACCGCTGATCCCGCGACGCTCGTCGACGATCCTGCAGACGCGTCGAACGGTTCCGCCGGCAGTGTGTCGGGGAACACCGTCGGATGGTCCACGACGTTCGTCGCGGACGCCACGGCCGTGCGCGTGATCGGGCCGGCCCTCGCGCCGTCGGCGATGCAGGAGTTCACGATCGCCGTCATCACGGACGGCGCGACGTTCGAGGATGTGTACGTCAACCGTGCCGAGGCGCGGTCCGACCGCACGAAGCTCGTCATGCGCACCTCGAGCCGCTTCGAGATCGGCGCGGTGAACTCGGTCGCGCTGAAGAAGTACGTGCAGGACGCGGAGGGGGAGTGGCATGACGCGAACGACGTCGACGACTACCCGCAGTTCCACACCGGCTCGACGCTCACGTACCGCCTGGTGGTCACCAACACCGGCGACCAGACTCTGCGCGACCTCGTGATCACGGATGACCGTGTCGATCTGGCCGCCCTCGATCCTCTCCCGGCAGGTCTCGCCGCGGGCGCGGTGCTCCCTGAGCTCCTGCCCGGCGAGGACAACGCGGTGACGATCGAGTATCAGGTGGACCTCACCGAACGGCCTGACGGCGGCTATCTCGTCAACACCGCATGCGTCGCCCCCGAGGATGCGCCTGCGCCGGCACCGGGCGAGCCCGCTCCGGTCGAGGAGTCGTGCGATCCCGCCGGCATCGAGGTGCTGCCCTCGAGCCTCTCGTGGGAGAAGGTCAGCGTCGAGAACGGCACTCGGCTCGAAGGATCCGAGTGGGAGCTCACGCCCGTCGACGCGGATGACGAGCCCACCGGAGCATCCGTCGCGGTGGTCGACTGCGTCGCGGGTGACGCTGCGGAGTGCACCGGACCGGACGTGGACCCGGAGGCGGGTCTGATCCGGGTGGAGCCGCTGGAGGATGGACGTTACCGCCTGGTGGAGACGCGGGCCCCCGCGGGGTTCCAGCTCGACCCGACACCGCGATTCGTCGATGTGCAGGGCGTGACCGCCCTGTCGGAGGCGATCGAGAACGAACTCTCCGAGGTGCCGTCGATCCCGCTCACCGGCGGTGTCGGAAGCTTCAGCTTCTGGGTCGGCTCCGGGGCGCTGGTCGCCCTGATGAGCGCGGGCCTGCTGTGGCAGCGGCGGCGAAGGGTGATCGCCTGA